A genomic segment from Glycine max cultivar Williams 82 chromosome 1, Glycine_max_v4.0, whole genome shotgun sequence encodes:
- the LOC100500511 gene encoding ATP-dependent Clp protease adapter protein CLPS1, chloroplastic-like: MKSAICGRILSPNHVFKPGDTHSICKGPYSNLCVPMVVLATGPGIGGGVLEKPVIEKVTPGRESEFDLKKSRKSAPPYRVILHNDNFNKREYVVQVLMKVIPGMTLDNAVNIMQEAHYNGLSVVIICDQADAEDHCMQLRGNGLLSSIEPANGGC; the protein is encoded by the exons ATGAAGAGTGCGATTTGTGGGAGAATCCTCTCTCCCAACCACGTCTTCAAACCAG GGGACACACATTCAATTTGTAAAGGACCATACTCCAATCTTTGTGTACCCATGGTTGTATTGGCAACAGGGCCTGGTATAGGAGGTGGGGTGCTGGAAAAGCCAGTTATTGAAAAAGTCACCCCTGGCCGTGAGTCTGAATTTGATTTAAA GAAATCACGGAAATCGGCACCGCCCTATCGTGTAATATTGCACAACGACAACTTTAATAAACGGGAATACGTGGTCCAAGTGCTGATGAAGGTCATCCCTGGAATGACCCTTGATAATGCAGTTAATATCATGCAAGAAGCACACTACAATGGATTGTCAGTGGTGATCATCTGTGACCAAGCCGATGCTGAAGATCACTGCATGCAGCTAAGAGGCAATGGATTGCTCAGTTCAATTGAACCTGCAAATGGTGGTTGCTGA